The following coding sequences lie in one Arthrobacter sp. PGP41 genomic window:
- a CDS encoding 4-(cytidine 5'-diphospho)-2-C-methyl-D-erythritol kinase: MSAPGRFTARTVRVKAPGKVNVSLEVGPLRPDGYHSVASVYLAVSLYEEVAATSTETPGITISLSPASSVDLDAADIPLDGNNLAHKAAAIMADVSEHATGVHLEITKRVPVAGGMGGGSADAAATLLACDALWNSGLSREELAHLAAELGADVPFSLLGGTAVGLGVGDELSPALAKAQTHWVLVTADYGLPTPEVYRTLDRLREAAGVMAAEPTGVDPQILTALRSGDAEALSRVLVNDLQRASIELAPALRDTLGIGESHGAIAGIVSGSGPTVALLTDDSVAAEGLATDLRRYGLTALAVHGPVPGARIISDTLL; the protein is encoded by the coding sequence ATGAGCGCCCCGGGACGGTTCACCGCCAGGACAGTCCGCGTCAAGGCCCCCGGCAAGGTGAACGTTTCGCTGGAAGTGGGGCCACTGCGCCCGGACGGCTACCACTCCGTTGCCAGCGTCTACCTGGCCGTATCCCTCTACGAGGAAGTCGCGGCCACCAGCACGGAGACGCCCGGGATCACCATCAGCCTCAGCCCGGCCAGCTCGGTCGACCTTGACGCGGCAGACATCCCGCTCGACGGAAACAACCTGGCCCACAAGGCCGCGGCGATCATGGCGGATGTCTCCGAGCACGCCACCGGGGTCCACCTGGAAATTACCAAACGAGTGCCGGTGGCCGGAGGCATGGGCGGAGGATCGGCAGATGCTGCCGCAACCCTGCTGGCCTGCGACGCGCTCTGGAACAGTGGCCTGTCGCGGGAAGAGTTGGCGCACCTCGCCGCCGAACTGGGTGCCGACGTCCCCTTTTCCCTCCTTGGCGGCACAGCGGTTGGCCTGGGCGTGGGCGACGAGCTCTCGCCGGCGCTGGCTAAGGCGCAGACCCACTGGGTACTGGTAACCGCGGACTACGGGCTCCCCACTCCTGAGGTGTACCGCACCCTTGACCGCCTTCGGGAAGCGGCCGGCGTCATGGCCGCCGAACCCACCGGGGTGGACCCGCAGATCCTTACAGCCTTGCGCAGCGGTGACGCCGAAGCGTTGAGCCGGGTCCTGGTCAATGATCTCCAGCGGGCATCCATTGAACTGGCGCCCGCCCTGCGCGATACGCTGGGTATCGGAGAGTCGCACGGAGCAATTGCGGGCATCGTCTCCGGCTCGGGGCCAACTGTGGCCCTGCTGACTGATGATTCGGTGGCCGCTGAAGGCCTGGCCACGGATCTGCGGCGTTACGGCTTGACAGCCCTCGCCGTCCACGGCCCGGTCCCCGGCGCGCGCATCATTTCCGACACCCTCCTCTAA
- a CDS encoding ABC-F family ATP-binding cassette domain-containing protein has product MAHLLGGENLTVSYATRTVLDGITLGLEEGDRIGMVGRNGDGKSTLMRLLALRSTPDSGRVTKRGDVNVGYLDQSDVLDGDLTVGAAIVGDQADYEWARNPQIREVMGGLVSDVDWHANVHALSGGQKRRVALAKLLIEDHDVIMLDEPTNHLDVEGVAWLSRHLRTRWRANQGAFLVVTHDRWFLDEVCNKTWEVHDGIVDPFEGGYAAYVLARAERDRMASVVEGKRQQLVKKELAWLRRGAPARTAKPKFRIEAANALIADVPEPRDSMALSKMATARQGKDVLDLENVSLNFQGSDDGRKLFDNITLRLAPGERLGLVGVNGAGKTTLLKLLNGEILPDAGKVKRGKTVVTAVLTQEVKELDDVKDLRVIEVIEREKRSFNVGGKEFSAGQLVEQLGFTNEKQWTPVKDLSGGERRRLQLLRLLVGEPNVLMLDEPTNDLDTDTLAAVEDVLDGWPGTLVVVSHDRYLLERVTDHQMALLGDGKLRGLPGGVDQYLELRESALAGSTVTGGGNPVTSAGSSTAAPAPSGASEAEKRDARKAKNRIERQLGKLEQQEKKVHDQMVKSTEQSDFDALAEQNKKLKELAAEREALELEWLEALEVLGE; this is encoded by the coding sequence TTGGCACACCTTCTTGGCGGCGAGAACCTGACGGTCTCCTACGCGACCCGTACCGTCCTGGACGGCATAACCCTGGGGCTTGAGGAGGGTGACAGGATCGGCATGGTGGGGCGCAACGGCGACGGCAAATCCACCCTGATGCGGCTGCTCGCCTTGCGCTCCACGCCGGATTCGGGCCGGGTCACCAAGCGCGGCGACGTGAACGTGGGCTACCTGGACCAGAGCGACGTGCTCGACGGCGACCTGACGGTGGGCGCCGCGATCGTGGGGGACCAGGCGGATTACGAGTGGGCGCGGAATCCGCAGATCCGCGAGGTCATGGGCGGGTTGGTGTCCGACGTCGATTGGCACGCCAATGTCCATGCACTCTCCGGCGGCCAGAAGCGGCGCGTGGCACTTGCCAAACTGCTGATCGAGGACCACGACGTCATCATGCTGGACGAGCCCACCAACCACCTCGACGTGGAGGGTGTGGCCTGGCTGTCGCGCCACCTGAGGACGCGCTGGCGGGCCAACCAGGGTGCGTTCCTGGTGGTGACCCACGACCGGTGGTTCCTCGATGAGGTCTGCAACAAGACCTGGGAAGTCCACGACGGCATCGTCGACCCCTTTGAAGGCGGATATGCCGCCTACGTGCTGGCCCGTGCCGAGCGGGACCGGATGGCGTCCGTCGTCGAGGGCAAGCGCCAGCAGCTGGTCAAGAAGGAACTCGCCTGGCTCCGCCGCGGGGCACCCGCGCGGACGGCAAAACCCAAGTTCAGGATCGAGGCCGCCAACGCCCTCATCGCCGATGTGCCTGAGCCGCGGGACTCCATGGCCCTCAGCAAAATGGCAACCGCCCGCCAGGGCAAGGACGTGCTGGACCTGGAGAACGTCTCCCTCAACTTCCAGGGCAGCGATGACGGGCGGAAGCTCTTCGACAACATCACCCTGCGTCTTGCCCCCGGCGAACGCCTGGGACTGGTGGGCGTCAACGGCGCCGGCAAGACCACGCTCCTGAAGCTTCTCAATGGAGAGATCCTTCCCGACGCCGGAAAGGTCAAGCGGGGCAAGACCGTGGTCACCGCTGTCCTGACCCAGGAGGTCAAGGAACTTGACGACGTCAAGGACCTGCGAGTCATCGAGGTGATTGAGCGGGAAAAGCGGTCCTTCAACGTGGGCGGCAAGGAATTCAGTGCCGGCCAGTTGGTGGAGCAGCTGGGTTTCACCAACGAGAAGCAGTGGACCCCGGTCAAGGACCTGTCCGGTGGCGAACGCCGCCGGCTCCAGCTTCTGCGCCTGCTTGTCGGCGAACCCAACGTCCTGATGCTGGATGAGCCCACCAACGACCTCGACACCGATACCCTCGCGGCTGTTGAGGATGTCCTGGATGGCTGGCCCGGAACCCTGGTGGTGGTCAGCCACGACCGCTACCTGCTGGAAAGGGTCACCGACCACCAGATGGCACTCCTCGGCGACGGCAAGCTCCGCGGCCTGCCCGGCGGCGTGGACCAGTACCTCGAGCTGCGCGAGTCTGCGCTGGCAGGCTCCACGGTCACCGGCGGCGGGAACCCCGTCACCAGCGCCGGCAGCAGCACCGCCGCTCCAGCTCCTTCAGGCGCCTCGGAAGCCGAGAAGCGCGACGCACGCAAAGCCAAGAACCGCATCGAGCGACAGCTGGGCAAGCTCGAACAGCAGGAAAAGAAAGTCCACGACCAGATGGTGAAGAGCACCGAACAATCGGACTTCGACGCCCTGGCTGAACAAAACAAGAAGCTCAAGGAACTCGCAGCAGAACGCGAAGCCCTCGAACTGGAATGGCTGGAGGCACTCGAGGTCCTCGGCGAGTAA